From Streptomyces sp. NBC_01754, a single genomic window includes:
- a CDS encoding FAD-dependent oxidoreductase, with product MNENVDHHVPVLIVGGSLVGLSTSLFLSQLGVRHLLVEKHAGTSTHPRGRGNNVRTMELFRTAGAEQLIRDAASVLADNHGILQAASLTGDDQEWLFKEIDPGGGLARFSPSGWCLCSQNDLEPVLVEHARAQGSDLRFSAELLSFDQDTDGVSAVVKDRETGEHTTVRADYLVAADGPRSPVREQLGIGRSGLGDLFHNVSITFRSRDLASVVGERRFIVCYLTNPEADGALLPVDNEERWVFHAPWKPDLGETLEDFTDERCAEHIRRAVGAPGLDVEITGKAPWHAAEQVAERYGVGRVFLAGDSAHEMSPTGAFGSNTGIQDAHNLAWKLAAVVGGEAGPGLLETYEAERLPVARATSARASARSQEHSHPGYAGTPGPVGGRRGGMLTVALGYRYVRGAVLGVDPRLPVVPEGMDLMGEPGTRAPHLWVRRDGARLSTLDLYERSFVLLCDAGHPHWRAAAGRVAERLGIRLDAYTVGPGTKADLVSEDGVDWATAHGAGAEGAVLVRPDGFVAWRSPGAVPDGPEAALHDVLTALLYRA from the coding sequence ATGAACGAGAACGTCGACCACCACGTACCGGTCCTCATCGTGGGCGGCTCCCTGGTGGGCCTGTCCACCTCCCTCTTCCTGAGCCAGCTCGGCGTCCGCCACCTCCTGGTCGAGAAGCACGCGGGGACCTCGACCCACCCGCGGGGACGCGGCAACAACGTCCGCACGATGGAGCTCTTCCGGACGGCGGGGGCGGAGCAGCTGATCCGGGACGCCGCTTCGGTACTGGCGGACAACCACGGCATCCTGCAGGCGGCCTCGCTCACGGGGGACGACCAGGAGTGGCTGTTCAAGGAGATCGACCCCGGCGGCGGGCTGGCTCGGTTCAGCCCGAGTGGCTGGTGCCTGTGCAGCCAGAACGACCTGGAGCCCGTACTGGTCGAGCACGCCCGCGCCCAGGGCAGCGATCTGCGGTTCTCCGCCGAACTCCTCAGCTTCGACCAGGACACGGACGGGGTGAGCGCCGTGGTGAAGGACCGGGAGACCGGGGAGCACACCACGGTGCGCGCCGACTACCTCGTGGCGGCCGACGGACCGCGCAGCCCGGTCCGGGAGCAGTTGGGGATCGGCCGGTCAGGGCTCGGGGACCTGTTCCACAATGTGAGCATCACCTTCCGGTCCCGGGATCTGGCGTCGGTGGTCGGCGAACGACGGTTCATCGTCTGCTACCTGACGAACCCGGAGGCGGACGGGGCGCTGCTGCCGGTGGACAACGAGGAGCGCTGGGTGTTCCACGCGCCGTGGAAGCCCGATCTCGGCGAGACGCTGGAGGACTTCACCGACGAGCGGTGCGCCGAGCACATCCGCAGGGCGGTCGGTGCGCCCGGTCTCGATGTCGAGATCACGGGGAAGGCTCCGTGGCACGCCGCGGAGCAGGTGGCCGAACGGTACGGCGTGGGCCGCGTCTTCCTGGCCGGTGACTCCGCCCACGAGATGTCCCCGACCGGGGCGTTCGGTTCGAACACCGGTATCCAGGACGCCCACAACCTGGCATGGAAGCTGGCCGCCGTGGTGGGCGGGGAGGCCGGTCCCGGGCTTCTGGAGACGTACGAGGCGGAGCGGCTGCCGGTGGCGCGGGCCACGAGCGCGCGTGCGTCGGCCCGGTCGCAGGAGCACAGCCATCCGGGTTACGCGGGGACGCCGGGGCCGGTCGGCGGGCGCAGGGGCGGCATGCTGACGGTGGCCCTGGGTTACCGGTATGTGCGGGGTGCGGTGCTGGGAGTGGACCCACGTCTGCCGGTGGTGCCCGAGGGCATGGACCTGATGGGCGAGCCCGGCACCCGTGCCCCACACCTGTGGGTGCGCCGGGACGGTGCGCGCCTGTCGACCCTGGATCTCTACGAACGGTCGTTCGTGCTGCTCTGCGACGCCGGGCATCCCCACTGGCGCGCGGCGGCGGGCCGGGTCGCGGAACGGCTGGGCATCCGCCTGGACGCGTACACCGTCGGCCCGGGCACGAAGGCGGATCTGGTGTCCGAGGACGGGGTGGACTGGGCCACCGCGCACGGCGCGGGTGCGGAAGGCGCCGTGCTGGTGCGCCCTGACGGCTTCGTGGCCTGGCGCTCACCGGGCGCGGTGCCGGACGGCCCGGAGGCCGCGCTCCACGACGTCCTCACGGCCCTGCTGTACCGGGCTTGA
- a CDS encoding cupin domain-containing protein encodes MTTHKPRIVDLSETQPNRRRGGDLRAMLTPTAVGATSGFMGLAIVRPGERIGEHYHPYSEEFVYVVDGLLEVDLDGEPHAMRPDQGLLIPPHVRHRFRNVGDVEARMVFHLGPLAPRPELGHVDTEVTDAETVHAAERGAPPERTGAAS; translated from the coding sequence ATGACCACGCACAAGCCTCGGATCGTGGACCTCAGCGAGACTCAGCCCAACCGCAGGCGCGGAGGCGATCTGCGCGCCATGCTCACCCCAACGGCAGTGGGAGCCACCAGCGGCTTCATGGGACTGGCCATCGTCCGTCCCGGTGAGCGCATCGGCGAGCACTACCACCCGTACTCCGAGGAATTCGTGTACGTCGTGGACGGCCTGCTCGAAGTCGACCTGGACGGCGAACCGCATGCCATGCGGCCCGACCAGGGGCTGCTCATCCCGCCGCACGTACGCCACCGCTTCCGCAACGTGGGTGACGTGGAGGCCCGCATGGTCTTCCACCTCGGCCCGCTCGCCCCGCGCCCCGAACTCGGCCACGTCGACACCGAGGTCACGGACGCCGAGACCGTACACGCGGCCGAGCGCGGAGCCCCGCCAGAACGAACCGGGGCCGCGTCGTGA
- a CDS encoding fatty acyl-CoA synthetase, producing MSGVRSSTVDAVVARSARRTPGHTAVRYAGRTWSYRALDAAVSTAAAVLTAGHGLRPGDRVASYANNSDVYLIAYLACARAGLIHVPVNQNLTGEDLAYILGQSGSSLVLTDPVLAPRIPEGYAVRALRDAPDSLLGELDTPRPFTPERAPGADDLVQLLYTSGTTAQPKGAMMTHGALVHEYVSAVTALDLRATDRPVHSLPLYHSAQMHVFLLPYLAVGAENTILDAPDPGRIFDLVEAGQADSLFAPPTVWIGLANHPDFATRELGALRKAYYGASIMPVPVLERLRARLPELAFYNCFGQSEIGPLAMVLGPDEHDGRMDSCGRPVLFVEAKVVDEQDAEVPEGTAGEVVYRSPQLCRGYWDKPEESAEAFRNGWFHSGDLAVRDSEGYFTVVDRVKDVINSGGVLVASRQVEDALYTHAAVAETAVVGLPDERWIEAVTAIVVLREEATERELIEHAREHLAHFKAPKRVLFVDELPRNASGKILKRELRDRFSATGA from the coding sequence ATGAGCGGTGTACGCAGCAGCACAGTCGACGCAGTCGTGGCGCGTAGCGCACGGCGCACCCCCGGGCACACCGCCGTGCGGTACGCCGGACGGACATGGAGCTACCGGGCCCTGGACGCGGCGGTCAGCACGGCGGCCGCCGTTCTCACCGCCGGGCACGGGCTGCGCCCCGGCGACAGGGTCGCCTCCTACGCCAACAACTCCGACGTCTACCTGATCGCCTATCTGGCATGCGCCCGCGCGGGGCTGATCCACGTCCCGGTCAACCAGAACCTGACGGGCGAGGACCTCGCGTACATCCTCGGCCAGTCCGGAAGCTCGCTCGTCCTCACCGACCCCGTCCTCGCTCCGCGCATTCCCGAGGGATACGCGGTGCGCGCGCTGCGCGACGCCCCCGACTCGCTCCTCGGCGAACTGGACACCCCTCGCCCGTTCACCCCCGAACGTGCTCCGGGCGCCGACGACCTGGTGCAGCTGCTGTACACCTCCGGCACCACCGCCCAGCCCAAGGGGGCGATGATGACGCATGGAGCGCTGGTCCACGAGTACGTCAGCGCCGTCACCGCACTCGATCTGCGTGCCACCGACCGGCCCGTCCACTCGCTGCCGCTCTACCACTCCGCGCAGATGCACGTCTTCCTCCTTCCTTACCTCGCCGTGGGGGCCGAGAACACGATTCTGGACGCGCCCGACCCGGGCCGGATCTTCGACCTCGTCGAGGCCGGGCAGGCGGACAGCCTCTTCGCCCCGCCGACCGTCTGGATCGGCCTCGCCAACCACCCGGACTTCGCCACCCGAGAACTCGGAGCCCTGCGCAAGGCGTACTACGGGGCGTCGATCATGCCGGTGCCGGTGCTGGAACGGCTGCGCGCACGCCTGCCGGAGCTGGCGTTCTACAACTGCTTCGGACAGAGCGAGATCGGGCCGCTCGCCATGGTCCTGGGTCCGGACGAACACGACGGCCGGATGGACTCCTGCGGCCGCCCGGTCCTCTTCGTCGAGGCAAAGGTCGTCGACGAGCAGGACGCGGAGGTGCCGGAGGGAACGGCCGGAGAGGTGGTCTACCGCTCGCCCCAGCTGTGCCGGGGCTACTGGGACAAGCCCGAGGAGAGCGCGGAGGCGTTCCGCAACGGCTGGTTCCACTCGGGCGACCTGGCGGTGCGGGACTCCGAGGGCTACTTCACCGTCGTCGACCGGGTGAAGGACGTCATCAACTCCGGTGGTGTTCTCGTCGCCTCCCGCCAGGTGGAGGATGCCTTGTACACCCATGCGGCGGTTGCCGAGACCGCGGTGGTGGGGCTGCCCGACGAACGCTGGATCGAAGCGGTCACCGCGATCGTCGTCCTCCGTGAGGAGGCCACCGAACGAGAGCTGATCGAGCACGCCCGCGAGCACCTGGCCCACTTCAAGGCCCCCAAGCGGGTCCTGTTCGTGGACGAGCTCCCGCGCAACGCCAGTGGCAAGATCCTGAAGAGAGAACTGCGGGACCGGTTCTCCGCGACAGGTGCCTGA
- a CDS encoding ketosynthase chain-length factor — protein sequence MSNPAHRRSVITGIGVIAPNGTGTGAFWKQTQEGVSVLDRVSREGCEHLPLRVAGEVRDFDPVASVEERYLVQTDRFTHYAMAAADLALDDARLGRADYQDTPFKVGVVTAAGSGGGEFGQRELQRLWGQGSRFVGPYQSIAWFYAASTGQISIRGGFKGPCAVVASDEAGGLDALMHAARSVRGGTDAVVVGAAEAPLAPYSVVCQLGYGDLSVCDEPSRAYRPFTADACGFVPAEGGAMLVVEEETAARDRGARVRAELVGHAATFTGAGRWEQSRHGLARAVEGALREADCAPEEIDVVFADALGVPAADRAEALALTDALGAHGRRVPVTAPKTGIGRAYCGAPVLDVSAAVLAMEHGLIPPTPNVFEVCHDLDLVTGRARPAEPRTALVLSRGLMGSNSALVLRRPTDIPD from the coding sequence ATGAGCAACCCGGCACACCGAAGGTCCGTCATCACGGGCATCGGCGTCATAGCCCCCAACGGGACGGGCACCGGTGCCTTCTGGAAGCAGACCCAGGAAGGCGTCAGCGTCCTCGACCGGGTCTCCCGCGAGGGCTGTGAGCACCTCCCGCTGCGGGTCGCCGGCGAGGTCAGGGACTTCGACCCGGTCGCCTCGGTCGAGGAGCGCTACCTCGTCCAGACCGACCGGTTCACGCACTACGCGATGGCCGCGGCCGACCTCGCCCTGGACGACGCACGGCTCGGCCGCGCCGACTACCAGGACACCCCGTTCAAGGTGGGCGTGGTGACCGCCGCCGGATCGGGCGGCGGCGAATTCGGCCAGCGCGAGCTGCAACGGCTGTGGGGCCAGGGCTCCCGGTTCGTCGGCCCCTACCAGTCCATCGCCTGGTTCTACGCCGCCAGCACCGGCCAGATCTCCATCCGTGGCGGCTTCAAGGGCCCCTGCGCGGTCGTGGCCAGCGACGAGGCCGGCGGCCTGGACGCGCTCATGCACGCCGCACGGTCCGTCCGGGGCGGCACCGACGCCGTCGTCGTCGGCGCCGCCGAGGCGCCCCTGGCCCCGTACTCGGTCGTCTGCCAGCTCGGCTACGGCGACCTCAGCGTCTGCGACGAGCCGAGCCGCGCCTACCGGCCCTTCACCGCGGACGCCTGCGGCTTCGTACCGGCCGAGGGCGGCGCCATGCTGGTGGTCGAGGAGGAGACGGCGGCTCGCGACCGCGGCGCCCGGGTCCGGGCCGAACTCGTCGGCCACGCCGCCACCTTCACCGGCGCCGGCCGCTGGGAGCAGTCCCGCCATGGGCTGGCCCGCGCCGTCGAGGGAGCCCTGCGCGAGGCGGACTGCGCGCCCGAGGAGATCGACGTGGTCTTCGCGGACGCCCTCGGGGTGCCCGCGGCCGACCGGGCCGAGGCGCTGGCGCTCACCGACGCGCTGGGCGCGCACGGTCGGCGCGTGCCCGTGACGGCACCCAAGACCGGTATCGGCCGTGCCTACTGCGGAGCGCCCGTACTGGACGTCTCCGCGGCGGTGCTCGCCATGGAGCACGGCCTGATCCCTCCGACGCCCAACGTCTTCGAGGTGTGCCACGACCTCGACCTGGTCACCGGCCGCGCACGCCCCGCAGAGCCGCGGACGGCGCTGGTGCTGAGCCGGGGCCTCATGGGGTCGAACTCGGCCCTCGTGCTGCGGCGGCCCACCGACATCCCCGACTGA
- a CDS encoding beta-ketoacyl-[acyl-carrier-protein] synthase family protein, with product MTRRVAVTGVGVVAPGGIGAPAFWDLLSNGRTATRGITLFDPAPFRSRIAAECDFDPAAHGLDDELIARSDRYIQFALVAAREALGDAGIDLEKEDPWRMGVSLGTAVGGTTRLEHDYVAVSDSGARWDVDHRPAGRHLERAFSPSTLASAVAEEVGAHGPVQTVSTGCTSGLDAIGYAFHSIEEGRVDVCVAGASDTPITPITVACFDAIKATSANNDDPEHASRPFDARRDGFVMGEGGAVLVLEELEHARARGATVLCEISGYATFGNAYHMTGLTNEGLEMAEAINTALAHSRIDPTGIDYVNAHGSGTKQNDRHETAAVKRSLGAHAYKVPMSSIKSMVGHSLGAIGAIEIAACVLALKHQTVPPTANYETADPECDLDYVPRTARPLKLRSVLSVGSGFGGFQSAVALTRPGGRTP from the coding sequence GTGACCCGGCGGGTCGCCGTCACCGGGGTCGGAGTCGTCGCCCCCGGCGGCATCGGCGCCCCGGCGTTCTGGGACCTGCTGTCGAACGGCCGCACCGCCACACGCGGCATCACCCTGTTCGACCCCGCTCCCTTCCGTTCGCGTATCGCCGCCGAGTGCGACTTCGACCCCGCCGCGCACGGCCTGGACGACGAACTGATCGCCCGTTCCGACCGGTACATCCAGTTCGCCCTGGTGGCCGCCAGGGAAGCGCTGGGCGACGCCGGAATCGACCTCGAGAAGGAAGACCCCTGGCGCATGGGGGTCTCCCTGGGCACCGCGGTCGGCGGCACCACCCGCCTCGAGCACGACTACGTCGCCGTCAGCGACAGCGGGGCGCGCTGGGACGTCGACCACCGGCCGGCGGGCCGCCATCTGGAGCGGGCGTTCTCGCCCAGCACCCTCGCCTCGGCGGTCGCCGAGGAGGTCGGCGCCCACGGCCCCGTGCAGACCGTCTCCACCGGCTGCACCTCCGGTCTGGACGCGATCGGATACGCCTTCCACTCCATCGAGGAGGGACGGGTCGACGTCTGCGTCGCCGGGGCGTCCGACACGCCGATCACCCCGATCACCGTCGCGTGCTTCGACGCCATCAAGGCCACCTCCGCGAACAACGACGACCCGGAACACGCCTCCAGGCCGTTCGACGCCCGCCGGGACGGCTTCGTCATGGGCGAGGGCGGAGCCGTCCTCGTACTCGAGGAGCTGGAGCACGCGCGGGCACGCGGAGCGACCGTCCTGTGCGAGATATCGGGCTACGCCACCTTCGGCAACGCCTACCACATGACCGGGCTCACCAACGAGGGTCTCGAAATGGCCGAAGCGATCAACACGGCGCTCGCGCACTCCCGGATCGACCCCACAGGGATCGACTACGTCAACGCGCACGGCTCGGGCACCAAGCAGAACGACCGGCACGAGACCGCCGCGGTGAAGCGGTCTCTGGGCGCACACGCGTACAAGGTGCCGATGAGCTCCATCAAGTCCATGGTCGGGCACTCGCTCGGTGCCATCGGGGCGATAGAGATAGCCGCGTGCGTCCTGGCGCTGAAGCACCAGACGGTCCCGCCGACGGCCAACTACGAGACCGCGGACCCCGAGTGCGACCTCGACTACGTTCCGCGCACCGCACGTCCCCTCAAGCTGCGCAGCGTGCTCTCGGTGGGCAGCGGGTTCGGCGGGTTCCAGTCCGCCGTCGCCCTGACCCGACCGGGCGGGAGGACACCATGA
- a CDS encoding TcmI family type II polyketide cyclase: protein MTTLSERISQSAFDGSRLRVILLLDLHDGAQNQFLEAYEHMRNQVASVPGHISDQLCQSIENPSQWLITSEWESAPPFLAWVNSEEHVETVQPLHSCVRDTRSLRFSVLRETGRAFESGPEPAKGRLQSAPRLGDGIVRHALTFTVKPGTEDIVAKILADYDSPQARVDENTRLRRTSLFMYGNRVVRAVEVEGDLMAALRHVSRQPEVRAVEEAINPYLEQDRDMSDPDSARMFFTRAALPTVHHVKAGRYAADDVQRHALFYQAKEGCGMALARLLAGQDEEAAEDVAGPIESSTIFQRDDVVVRLLEVSGPLDAQPAQALGIGGARKAAMLGRLLEGGANGLPTTDPEAARFLAQAEMDLITDRRATES, encoded by the coding sequence ATGACAACCCTCTCGGAACGCATATCGCAGTCCGCCTTCGACGGTTCGAGGCTCCGCGTCATACTGCTGCTGGACCTGCACGACGGCGCCCAGAACCAGTTCCTCGAGGCCTACGAGCACATGCGTAACCAGGTGGCGTCGGTCCCCGGTCACATCAGCGACCAGCTCTGCCAGTCCATCGAGAACCCCTCACAGTGGCTCATCACCAGCGAGTGGGAGAGCGCGCCGCCCTTCCTCGCCTGGGTGAACAGCGAGGAGCACGTCGAGACGGTCCAGCCCCTGCACAGCTGCGTACGCGACACCCGTTCGCTCCGCTTCAGCGTGCTGCGCGAGACCGGACGCGCCTTCGAGAGCGGACCCGAACCCGCCAAGGGCCGCCTCCAGTCCGCCCCGCGCCTGGGCGACGGCATCGTCCGCCACGCACTCACCTTCACGGTGAAGCCCGGCACGGAGGACATCGTCGCGAAGATCCTCGCCGACTACGACTCCCCGCAGGCACGGGTCGACGAGAACACCCGGCTGCGCCGCACCTCGCTCTTCATGTACGGCAACCGTGTCGTACGCGCGGTCGAGGTCGAGGGCGACCTGATGGCCGCCCTGCGTCACGTCTCCCGCCAGCCCGAGGTCAGGGCCGTCGAGGAGGCCATCAACCCCTACCTGGAGCAGGACCGGGACATGTCCGACCCGGACTCCGCACGGATGTTCTTCACCCGGGCGGCACTGCCGACCGTCCACCACGTGAAGGCCGGACGGTACGCCGCGGACGACGTCCAGCGGCACGCGCTGTTCTACCAGGCGAAGGAAGGCTGCGGCATGGCGCTGGCCCGGCTCCTCGCCGGCCAGGACGAGGAGGCGGCGGAGGACGTCGCCGGCCCCATCGAGAGCAGCACCATCTTCCAGCGCGACGACGTGGTGGTGCGCCTCCTCGAAGTGAGCGGGCCCCTCGACGCGCAGCCCGCCCAGGCGCTCGGCATCGGCGGTGCCCGCAAGGCGGCCATGCTCGGGCGGCTCCTCGAAGGCGGCGCGAACGGCCTGCCGACGACCGACCCGGAGGCCGCCCGGTTCCTCGCCCAGGCGGAGATGGACCTGATCACCGACCGTCGGGCCACCGAATCCTGA
- the paaK gene encoding phenylacetate--CoA ligase PaaK: MAALLDDTERLGREELEELQLRRLRATLRHAYEHVGFYRKAFDEARVRPDDCRTLADLARFPFTVKAHLRDHYPFGMFAVPEDRIRRIHASSGTTGRPTVVGYTERDLNTWAEVVARSIRAAGGRPGHKVHVAYGYGLFTGGLGAHYGAERLGCTVIPASGGMTSRQVQLIQDFRPEIIMITPSYMLTLLDEFERQGVDPRSTSLRIGIFGAEPWTGRMREEIEERFAIDAVDIYGLSEVMGPGVAQECVETKDGLHVWEDHFYPEVVDPSTGEVLPDGEEGELVFTSLTKEAMPVIRYRTRDLTRLLPGTARSFRRMEKVTGRSDDMVVLRGINLFPTQIEEIVLRTPGVAPHFQLRLTRPGRLDALTVRAEARADATADEREVAARSIAAAVKGGVGVSVAVEIVDPETLERSAGKINRIVDLRGTGEDIRPLGPSPSSVG; the protein is encoded by the coding sequence ATGGCGGCGCTGCTGGACGACACCGAGCGGCTCGGCCGCGAGGAACTGGAGGAGTTGCAGCTTCGGCGGCTGAGGGCCACGCTGCGGCACGCCTACGAGCATGTCGGTTTCTACCGGAAGGCCTTCGACGAGGCCCGTGTCCGGCCGGACGACTGCCGTACTCTCGCGGATCTCGCCCGTTTCCCGTTCACCGTCAAGGCGCATCTGCGCGACCACTACCCGTTCGGGATGTTCGCGGTCCCGGAGGACCGGATCCGGCGGATCCACGCGTCCAGCGGGACCACCGGGCGGCCCACGGTGGTGGGATACACCGAACGGGATCTGAACACCTGGGCCGAGGTGGTCGCCCGGTCGATCAGGGCGGCGGGCGGGCGGCCAGGTCACAAGGTCCATGTGGCGTACGGATACGGGCTGTTCACGGGAGGGCTGGGGGCGCATTACGGCGCGGAACGCCTGGGCTGCACCGTGATCCCCGCCTCCGGTGGGATGACCTCCCGTCAGGTACAGCTGATCCAGGACTTCCGGCCCGAGATCATCATGATCACGCCGTCGTACATGCTGACCCTGCTGGACGAGTTCGAGCGGCAGGGCGTCGACCCCCGTTCGACGTCGCTCAGGATCGGGATCTTCGGGGCCGAGCCCTGGACCGGGCGGATGAGGGAGGAGATCGAGGAGCGGTTCGCGATCGACGCGGTCGACATCTACGGGCTGTCCGAGGTGATGGGCCCCGGAGTGGCGCAGGAGTGTGTGGAGACGAAGGACGGCCTGCACGTGTGGGAGGACCACTTCTATCCCGAGGTCGTCGACCCGTCCACCGGCGAGGTGCTGCCGGACGGGGAGGAGGGCGAGCTGGTGTTCACCTCACTCACCAAGGAGGCCATGCCCGTGATCCGCTACCGGACCCGTGACCTGACGCGGCTGCTGCCCGGGACGGCGCGTTCCTTCCGGCGGATGGAGAAGGTCACGGGGCGCAGCGACGACATGGTGGTCCTGCGGGGGATAAACCTCTTCCCCACCCAGATCGAGGAGATCGTGCTCCGCACCCCCGGGGTGGCTCCGCACTTCCAGCTGCGGCTGACCCGACCGGGCCGTCTGGACGCGCTGACCGTGCGGGCGGAGGCACGGGCGGACGCAACGGCCGACGAGCGCGAGGTGGCCGCGCGGTCGATCGCGGCGGCCGTGAAGGGCGGGGTCGGGGTGAGTGTCGCGGTGGAGATCGTGGATCCGGAGACCCTTGAACGATCTGCCGGAAAGATCAATCGGATCGTGGACCTCCGGGGCACCGGCGAAGACATACGGCCGCTCGGGCCCTCACCGTCCTCGGTCGGGTGA